A part of Falco naumanni isolate bFalNau1 chromosome 19, bFalNau1.pat, whole genome shotgun sequence genomic DNA contains:
- the FIGLA gene encoding factor in the germline alpha: MGEASGAGGQLPGVLLATPAPEVLEGVLSQRYGPLPCPAAITRLRRQPAGGYEPTSNPEGMLQRRQAANAKERERIRTLNRGFSRLRALVPLLPRDRRPSKADTLRAAARYIALLRRVLRRGGAQGDAAEPEPGASGAVPPGGGVAWPDPASLPPGPAGGPVFPANP; encoded by the exons ATGGGGGAGGCTAGCggagctggggggcagctgccaggggtCCTGTTGGCCACCCCGGCCCCCGAGGTGCTGGAGGGGGTGCTGAGCCAGCGCTAcggccccctgccctgccccgccgccaTCACCCGCCTGCGCCGGCAGCCGGCTGGGGGGTACGAGCCCACCAGCAACCCCGAGGGCATGCTGCAGCGGCGGCAGGCCGCCAACGCCAAGGAGCGCGAGAGG atCCGCACGCTGAACCGCGGGTTCTCGCGGCTGCGCGCGCTGGTGCCGCTGCTGCCCCGCGACCGCCGCCCCAGCAAGGCCGACACGCTGCGCGCGGCCGCCCGCTACATCGCGCTGCTGCGCCGCGTGCTGCGCCGCGGGGGCGCGCAG GGCGACGCTGCCGAGCCGGAGCCCGGGGCCAGCGGGGCGGTGCCGCCGGGGGGAGGCGTGGCCTGGCCTGACCCCGCCTCCCTGCCCCCCGGCCCAGCGGGGGGGCCG gtttttccAGCCAACCCCTGA